One part of the Quercus lobata isolate SW786 chromosome 7, ValleyOak3.0 Primary Assembly, whole genome shotgun sequence genome encodes these proteins:
- the LOC115954331 gene encoding uncharacterized protein LOC115954331 isoform X2: MASIVPHSVSDDRDLDDADLWAVIDSAVASHSASKSLAIRSPNFQSLSPISNPSPPSKLSKYPKTPNSNQSDTKSRVSVQGEVIQEPWVYRQPRKVARTCASEASETSPLIVLKNVQRTPTTPVYSSPEAHLSPEIGKFSVKELSPRSESYGRSEEKHMVHSLSGRFPSVSLFKEYQNTAMAILERSDYVMISGNPFIKKSGWRKISFYFNLSFEIRDKTIEFDENRNVQRAEFVVRAYMQW; encoded by the exons atggCCTCCATAGTTCCTCACTCTGTCTCCGACGATAGGGACCTCGACGACGCAGATTTATGGGCCGTAATCGACTCCGCCGTGGCCTCTCATTCCGCCTCCAAATCCCTCGCTATCAGATCCCCCAATTTCCAATCCCTATCCCCAATCTCAAACCCCTCGCCGCCATCAAAGCTCTctaaataccctaaaaccccAAACTCCAACCAGTCCGACACCAAATCTAGGGTTTCGGTCCAAGGCGAGGTGATTCAGGAACCCTGGGTCTATCGCCAGCCTCGGAAGGTCGCAAGGACTTGTGCTTCGGAAGCTAGCGAGACCAGTCCTCTTATCGTGCTCAAAAACGTGCAGCGCACGCCGACCACTCCGGTGTATTCGTCGCCGGAAGCGCATTTGTCGCCGGAGATTGGGAAGTTCAGTGTGAAGGAGCTTAGTCCTCGTTCGGAAAGCTATGGGCGGAGCGAGGAGAAGCATATGGTGCATAGCTTGTCTGGGAGGTTCCCTTCAGTTTCACTGTTTAAGGAGTATCAGAATACAGCTATGGCG ATATTGGAGAGAAGTGATTACGTGATGATTTCTGGAAAccctttcataaaaaaatcag GGTGGAGGAAGATATCATTCTACTTCAACCTCTCTTTTGAAATCAGAGACAAGACTATTGAATTTGATGAAAATCGAAATGTTCAGCGTGCTGAATTTGTGGTTCGGGCATACATGCA GTGGTAG
- the LOC115952521 gene encoding uncharacterized protein LOC115952521, whose translation MQGSRDQESSPLIATVQDIQKRLIRPSSLHSPPISSPKKKTKKQLEDYLDPVLLSAISSKIGRVKKQKVPLLPEMKKKLVMVKDFEWPVDELNAFVADASRSDQVVDLNNDNLVDFIEEESEESCTPFRRFEQSALKRFKELDQP comes from the exons ATGCAGGGAAGCAGAGATCAAGAATCGAGTCCTCTCATCGCCACCGTCCAAGACATTCAGAAACGCCTCATTCGACCTTCCTCTCTCCACTCTCCTCCAATCTCATCCcc caagaagaagacgaagaagcaGCTTGAGGATTACTTGGATCCGGTTCTTCTCTCTGCGATCTCCTCCAAGATCGGTCGCGTAAAGAAGCAGAAGGTTCCATTACTTCCagagatgaagaagaaattgGTCATGGTCAAGGATTTTGAGTGGCCTGTTGATGAATTGAATGCCTTCGTGGCTGATGCCAGCAGGAGCGACCAAGTCGTGGATCTCAACAACGATAATTTAGTAGATtttattgaagaagaaagtgaaGAGTCTTGCACTCCGTTTCGGCGTTTTGAGCAATCTGCGTTAAAGCGTTTCAAGGAACTCGATCAACCATAA
- the LOC115954331 gene encoding uncharacterized protein LOC115954331 isoform X1, translating to MASIVPHSVSDDRDLDDADLWAVIDSAVASHSASKSLAIRSPNFQSLSPISNPSPPSKLSKYPKTPNSNQSDTKSRVSVQGEVIQEPWVYRQPRKVARTCASEASETSPLIVLKNVQRTPTTPVYSSPEAHLSPEIGKFSVKELSPRSESYGRSEEKHMVHSLSGRFPSVSLFKEYQNTAMAILERSDYVMISGNPFIKKSGWRKISFYFNLSFEIRDKTIEFDENRNVQRAEFVVRAYMQGGRFSDGWGSCERREKRFLKPNHDIPSTAETRAKNKSCQDLLGIGEYRPGASQGQR from the exons atggCCTCCATAGTTCCTCACTCTGTCTCCGACGATAGGGACCTCGACGACGCAGATTTATGGGCCGTAATCGACTCCGCCGTGGCCTCTCATTCCGCCTCCAAATCCCTCGCTATCAGATCCCCCAATTTCCAATCCCTATCCCCAATCTCAAACCCCTCGCCGCCATCAAAGCTCTctaaataccctaaaaccccAAACTCCAACCAGTCCGACACCAAATCTAGGGTTTCGGTCCAAGGCGAGGTGATTCAGGAACCCTGGGTCTATCGCCAGCCTCGGAAGGTCGCAAGGACTTGTGCTTCGGAAGCTAGCGAGACCAGTCCTCTTATCGTGCTCAAAAACGTGCAGCGCACGCCGACCACTCCGGTGTATTCGTCGCCGGAAGCGCATTTGTCGCCGGAGATTGGGAAGTTCAGTGTGAAGGAGCTTAGTCCTCGTTCGGAAAGCTATGGGCGGAGCGAGGAGAAGCATATGGTGCATAGCTTGTCTGGGAGGTTCCCTTCAGTTTCACTGTTTAAGGAGTATCAGAATACAGCTATGGCG ATATTGGAGAGAAGTGATTACGTGATGATTTCTGGAAAccctttcataaaaaaatcag GGTGGAGGAAGATATCATTCTACTTCAACCTCTCTTTTGAAATCAGAGACAAGACTATTGAATTTGATGAAAATCGAAATGTTCAGCGTGCTGAATTTGTGGTTCGGGCATACATGCA AGGTGGTAGGTTCTCAGATGGGTGGGGCTCATGTGAGCGGCGTGAGAAgagatttttaaaaccaaatcaTGATATACCCAGTACAGCAGAGACCAGAGCGAAAAATAAATCATGCCAA GACCTGCTTGGAATTGGAGAATATCGACCGGGTGCAAGCCAAGGCCAGAGATGA